Genomic DNA from Vicia villosa cultivar HV-30 ecotype Madison, WI unplaced genomic scaffold, Vvil1.0 ctg.004141F_1_1, whole genome shotgun sequence:
aaaaaatattagcaacatcaagttcttttgctttttttatttattattgatgcaagatgtattttgatttttttataaaataaagatgcaaatatatgcgttttaaaaaatacggaaaaaaaaaaacaaaatactagtgtcatagttttgatcaaaaagtgtagaaattttcttaaaattcgATCTCCGTAgatatccgtggggatctgtggggatggggatggagggaaatattcccccgtggcgaggattggggatggggatggggactaAATTTAGGGGCGGGGCGAGGAGTGGAGAAGCATCCTCCTAACaatatctgccccgttgacatccctatgCGTCATAAAGCCTTAAGTAATAGAAAAGAGTGAGGTGGGGTATTCCTAACCTTCTTCTCTTTTCATTCATAGGCTTTAATAAGATTCAATATACAAACAATCTCACAACTTAAGGTGGAGAAATAGCTAAGTGCCCCTACATTATGAGCCATTTACTATAATCCCCAACAAAACACCTCAACACATTCAAACTCTTTTTGCCTTTGGGCTTTCCCCTTTGAAACATTTTCAAAAAGGACACGCTATTTCCAGTCTACGCAAACATATAATGCATAAGACTTACGAGCGACCATACGTCTAACTGTTAGAATGCGAACTTATCATCGGGAATAAAAAACACCAAACAAACAAGTctacacaaaattcttcaaatatcTTGGATGTGTATTCGCCACCTCCATCAATTCGCATAATTTTGATCTTCTTCTCACTCTGGTTTTCGACAAGTATCTTGAAtctcttaaattttttgaatactTCATCCTTCCTCTTGATCACATAGATCCAAAGCTTTCAATTAAACTCATcaacaaatgaaataaaatacttGTTTTCGTCAATAGTTTGCTCTCTAAACGGTCCACATACATCTGAATGTACGACTTCGAGTACGTAGGATGATCGCATTGGCATAGTCGAAACGAAGGAATTTCTATATTGCTTTCCGACTAAACAACCTTCTCAAAGTTTCTTAGGCATCACAAGACTTATTAGTATACCATTTACCATCTCTTGAGTAATCAGTTGATTGAGTGACCTAAAAATTCAAATGACAAAACCTCAAATGCCACAACCAACTATCCTTGTGGTCGATAACTGTTTTCAAGCATTGTACCTCTGTCGAACTAATCATAGTCTTAAACGTCTGATTCTTCAACAACGGAGATTTTAAGACCAAATTGTTCTGGGTGTTGAACAATTCTAAAGCTCCATCTTTCatgacaactgagaaacctttttcGACCAGTTGTCTAACACTTAGTAGATTGCACTTCAAGCCAGGTACgtaaagtacatctttgatcaAGGCTTTTGCTCCATTGCTCCTTTGAAAAAACAACGTTGTTAGTACCTTCTGCTTGCAACGAGCTATTATCAGTAAGTTTGACCTTGCTCTTCTTCTACTCGTCGAAATCTACTAACCATTCCTTTCGACCAGTCATGTGATTCGAGCAGTCAGAGTCGAAGAACCAGGTCTTAGATTCGGCATAGATATATGCAACTGCATCCATAACGACCATATCTAATATCTCAACAAAATCATCCTATGAAAAATTAAATTGCCAAGAATCTATAGAGAGAGGTATGTGTCttttttattcttaaaaatacttttacaaCACAACAACGAAGATCCCACATCAGCAAATACCTCCATCCTTCTTCAAATCTTAGATTTTTTAGTAAATGCCTCCTTCCTTCTTCAAATCTTAGATTTTTTGAACTGAAAAACAAACTGATAAGGATTTCTCCCTTACCGATTGAATGATGTATCGAAGAACCAAATCAACTAATCACAATCTCTTACGCCATTATCTTTACACCAAAAACAATGCACAAACCTCATTCCACACTCAAACCCAAACACCAACTTCAAATCTCCGAAACCGCAAACACATTCCTTTCATAACCgaaatcaaacatgttcaaacctCAGAAGAAGCTTTGTCTCTCTTCCACCACTACACCCAACTCGGTCACAAACACTATTACCCTTCCTACGCCGCACTTCTCTACAAACTCGCTCGTTCTAGAAACTTCCAAGCCGTTGAAACCATACTCCAACACATGAAAGACACCGATATTCAATGCAATGAAACCCTTTTCATTGCTCTGTTTCAACACTACGGTCCTGTGAAAGCCATTGAGCTCTTTCGTTCCATGAAGGAGTTCAATTGTGTGAGGACATTGCAGTCGTTGAATGCGCTTCTTAATGTTTTAGTTGATGGTTGTATGTTTGATGAGGCTAATGATGCTTTTGATCGATCCTATGAAATGGGGTTTCGTCCGAATGCGGTTACGTTTAATATTATGATAAAGGGTTGGTTGAGGAGAGGCGAATGGGAGAAAGCATGtgaggtgtttgatgaaatgcttgAGAGGAAAGTGCAGCCGAGTGTTGTTACTTATAATAGTTTTGTTGGGTTTTTGTCTAGGAAGGGGGATTTGGATAAAGCTATGATTTTGGTTGAGGATATGAGGCGGAAAGGGAAGCGTGCGAATGGAGTGACGTACGCGCTTTTGATGGAAGGTTTGTGTTGTGTGGGGAAGTACGAGGAGGCTAAGAAGCTGATGTTTGATATGGCGTATCGTGGATGTAAGCCTCAGGTTGTGAATTTttctgttttgatgaatgatcTTGGGAAGAGAGGGAAGATTGATGAGGCGATGGTTTTGCTCCGGGAGATGAGAAAGAGACGGCTTAAGCCGGATGTTGTGACGTATAACGTATTTATAAATTATCTTTGCAAGGAAGGGAAGACGGAGGAAGCTTATAAAGTGTTAATTGAGATGCAGATTGGGGGTTGTCATCCAAATGCAGCTACATATAGGATGATGCTTGATGGTTTGTGTCGGAATGGAGAGTTTGAGGTAGGGCTGAATGTTTTGAATGCGATGTTGGCGAGTAGACATTGCCCGCGATCTGAAACGTTCAATTGTTTGGTTGTTGGGCTGTTGAAGTCTGGGAATATTGATGGTGGATTCTTTGTtttggaagagatggagaagAGGAAGCTAGATTTTGATTTGGATAGCTGGGAAACTGTGATTAAGCATGCTTGCAGCGAGGATAATAACGGTAAAAGTACGCTTATGAATATACTTTCATCTCTGTCCATCTAATGCAATCAAAATTAGAATTGTAATATACCAAATAAGAAATGAACAATATTGTTGTAAACTTGCTTTACcaattcataattattttgaaataatgaATTTTAATAGTATATGTTTATATAATTTTCAATAAGCCAACTGAATTTGTTGATTATTTAGAATTAATCAGCATTTTAGAAATTGTTGGCTTTAGATTATCAGTATTTTATAATACTTGCTGGTGTTTAGTTATAACTACTACAATGAGATAGATATCAACTCCATACATACAAAACAACTCTCATCAACTCCATAATCCATTACTGTTGCTGTTTCAAGTCTTAGTATTTATACCTGTCTTCATAACTCTCTATCATCTCATCAAAATACAATATCAAATTACCAAACAATAACAAACATGGCACGCTTTGAAACACTTGCTACCACTTTGCATCTCAAAGCCATAATGTTAATGGCATTGATATTATTCCTTACATTCACTTCCACAACTTCAAGCCGACTCCTCAGTGAACTAGAAACACCAGAAGAACCTGTTACTGATTCTGCAGTGTCTCCTGTTTCTTCCACCGTTCCCCCTCCACTTCCAGCACCAGCCACAACAACTGGGACTGATATTCCTGATCAGCACCACACAATATCATTTTTCTTGCACGACATTCTCGGCGGCTCCAATCCAACAGCAAGAGCAGTAACCGGAGTTGTTACAAATCCAGCCCTCAACGCGCAAGTCGCATTCGCAAAGCCAAACGGTGCAAACCTTCCTCTCAACAGCGGAGTTCCCCAGAACAATAACAACAATGGAATTCTAAACAACAATAACCTCCCTTTCCTAACGGGTCTCAGTGGAAACACGGGAAACGTCttcaataacaataacaacaacaatggaAACAACAATTTTCCAGTGACGAATATGAATCAGATACCGCAGGGAATGACAGTGCAGGAGTTGATGTTTGGTACAATGACAGTGTTTGACGATGAATTAACAGAAGGGGAAGAGTTGGGATCAGGATTAGTAGGGAAAGCACAAGGGTTCTATATAGCAAGTTCAGTGGAAGGAACAAGTCAAGTAATGGCATTCACTGCTAAGTTTGAAGAGAATGGTTATGAAGACAGTCTCAGCTTCTTTGGGGTACACAGAACAACTCAAGTTTCACAATCACAACTTGCAATCATCGGAGGAACAGGAAAGTATGTGAATGCAAATGGAATTGCTATTATCAAGACATTTCCAGTTACAAACAGTCAACAACACAACACTGATGGACTTGAAACTCTCTTGCACCTTACTGCATATCTTTCCTATTAGAATGTCTTTTAATTTATGTGTCATGAATGAACTTTATGTTTTCAGCTCACAGAGCTATTGCAAAATATTTGTGTTGTGTAATGAATTTCAGTCAGTGATTGTATTgtacttttgaaaagaaaacaattatgttaagcctgaatttgaatttttacATGAGTCCATGACTGAACTTTATCATCTGTCATATGAATTCCAACACTAGAATGGCAGGCCTTGAAACACTTTCTGAGATATTTTTTTTAGTCGAAAAACATTTTCTGAGACTTGAACATCTAGTTTTGCCATCATTACAATTCTATGATTTTGAGTGACAGTTTTTGACTCAAAGATAAAGCTGTCAAACTCGagttaatttttaaattcttGGGAGTTTATAATTCAAAATCTAAACAAAAAGAGTGAACTCACATGTAAACTCTCTTTTTGATAAATTCTTACAACTTCAAGTTAACTTTCATAATTTTGTAAACTCTCGATTTTACATTTTACAAGTAGTTTACGAGTTTACGATTCTACAGTGATTTGACTTTAATAGTGATGGAATAGGTTAATCAGTTTTAGAACTAATTTGTTAGATTAGTTGGtgacaattttttttgttttcatatAGATACTTCTAACTCTGCAATTATAGTATAAACCATTGAACATGTCTTGTGGAAATTTTGGTTGAATCAAGTGAAATATAGATGGATAAGAAGTCCGTGCAACATGTGGTGGCATATTCAGAAATTATTTGGTTACTTTCTTTAGAATTTTTTCGGCTTAGGTACAAATAACCGCCTATTTTCAAGCGGAATTGAATGACGTTATGTTAGCCACTCACCACCAATGGTTAGAGATTGATTCAGCCCTTGCAATTCAAGCTTTCTGCGATAAAAGTTGGTTCTTTAAAAGCTATTGATTGATTGGAGAAATAGCACGCTTGTTCATTTAGATTAAAAATATCTCAATCTTTCGCGAAGGGAATATTAGTACGAATAGATTGACTCACGCAAGACATTTTGTGAATCATGACACGTGATAGATAAAACAATAGATCAAGATAAGCATGTGAATAAATATTTTACACATTCATTCATCCAAATACATAGTAGTATTACATCTTCTCCTACAAAGAATACTAAGATCTTCTCTGTTATATGTTATAAAACAAAGGGAAAAAAAAAACCATCTAACTATCATAATCATAAGTAGACAGTAATCTGAAAAATTGTTTCCATCCCATTATTAGTACTTTTGTGTTGATCATAAGGTATTTGTAACGTCTCAATTTTCGCACACCCTCTTGCATTTTCATACTTACCACTTCCTCCAACAACAGCAATATAGGATTCATGTGTAGCCATTCTATGAACTCCAAAGAAACTAatagcatcatcatcttcatgaCCTTCATCACCAAACAAAGCTACAAATGCCATGGTTTGACTGCTTCCATCCAAAGAACTAACCAAATGAAACCCTTGTACTTTACCAATAACATCCGAATTCAACTCATACCCTTTGGTAATCTCATCATCAATAACAGTTATTCTTCCAAATAAAAGCTTTTCTAAGGTTGCTCCTAGCGGGATTCGGTTCCTTGTAACGTAAGGAAGTGAGTTAGAGTTTGAGTTAGTACTAGTATCTATAACCACCTTGTTTTTGTCAATGTTTTTTATCATTGTTGTGCTCGAGGAAAAACCATTTGTGCTAATGCTAGTGTCGAAAATCGGTATGCTTCCTTTAGTAGGGAATATTCTGTTGTTTGGTTTTGAGAAAGGAAGGTTAGTGGTTTGTTGTGTGTTGACAATGATGCCATTCATGATTCTTTCTGAAGGGTTTGATCCTCCTAGAATGTCATGCATGAAGAAAGTGAGTGGTGGAGAAAGATTCTCCTTTGTTTTGACATATTTTAGGTTGATGCTTAAGAGGGAGAGgtgaagtactatgatgttttttAAGGAAAAAGAGGTGAATGtgaactttatggccattttggTATTTTTGGTGTGAACTAGCACATTGTATATATAGTTTATCACATGTTCTATGCAAAATAATTGACTTACTTGAAGAATTCACTCATTAATGGAGTTGGAATGGGGGAGATGAATGTTCCGTGGACTATTGTCTATTGTAGGTGTTGCTCAACAACTTAACTCTCACAAATGGAGTAGTTAATGCCAAATTATTTTATCTTAAGCCTAAgtcaaaaatattttgacttggtTCGAGTTCATTGTCAAGTTGTGTTAAGGGTCTCTTATAAAAAGTTATTTGTAAAGATATAgataacaaataacaacaaaatg
This window encodes:
- the LOC131641820 gene encoding pentatricopeptide repeat-containing protein At1g07740, mitochondrial-like, which translates into the protein MMYRRTKSTNHNLLRHYLYTKNNAQTSFHTQTQTPTSNLRNRKHIPFITEIKHVQTSEEALSLFHHYTQLGHKHYYPSYAALLYKLARSRNFQAVETILQHMKDTDIQCNETLFIALFQHYGPVKAIELFRSMKEFNCVRTLQSLNALLNVLVDGCMFDEANDAFDRSYEMGFRPNAVTFNIMIKGWLRRGEWEKACEVFDEMLERKVQPSVVTYNSFVGFLSRKGDLDKAMILVEDMRRKGKRANGVTYALLMEGLCCVGKYEEAKKLMFDMAYRGCKPQVVNFSVLMNDLGKRGKIDEAMVLLREMRKRRLKPDVVTYNVFINYLCKEGKTEEAYKVLIEMQIGGCHPNAATYRMMLDGLCRNGEFEVGLNVLNAMLASRHCPRSETFNCLVVGLLKSGNIDGGFFVLEEMEKRKLDFDLDSWETVIKHACSEDNNGKSTLMNILSSLSI
- the LOC131641821 gene encoding dirigent protein 25-like produces the protein MARFETLATTLHLKAIMLMALILFLTFTSTTSSRLLSELETPEEPVTDSAVSPVSSTVPPPLPAPATTTGTDIPDQHHTISFFLHDILGGSNPTARAVTGVVTNPALNAQVAFAKPNGANLPLNSGVPQNNNNNGILNNNNLPFLTGLSGNTGNVFNNNNNNNGNNNFPVTNMNQIPQGMTVQELMFGTMTVFDDELTEGEELGSGLVGKAQGFYIASSVEGTSQVMAFTAKFEENGYEDSLSFFGVHRTTQVSQSQLAIIGGTGKYVNANGIAIIKTFPVTNSQQHNTDGLETLLHLTAYLSY
- the LOC131641824 gene encoding dirigent protein 24-like, whose product is MAIKFTFTSFSLKNIIVLHLSLLSINLKYVKTKENLSPPLTFFMHDILGGSNPSERIMNGIIVNTQQTTNLPFSKPNNRIFPTKGSIPIFDTSISTNGFSSSTTMIKNIDKNKVVIDTSTNSNSNSLPYVTRNRIPLGATLEKLLFGRITVIDDEITKGYELNSDVIGKVQGFHLVSSLDGSSQTMAFVALFGDEGHEDDDAISFFGVHRMATHESYIAVVGGSGKYENARGCAKIETLQIPYDQHKSTNNGMETIFQITVYL